The Schizosaccharomyces pombe strain 972h- genome assembly, chromosome: I genome contains a region encoding:
- the rib1 gene encoding GTP cyclohydrolase: MDKKEGDQVHHDKTLLQDLSLPENVASEKRLPIDDVQCVNSPMLSPALDIEPKPNVVGTAERLPKVRCVVRARIPTVKGTEIFLHLYKNDFDNKEHLAIVFGQQIRSDSLDAVQEGETEMDRMVRGAYVGTLYPGRKSSYIDVNSSKTTEEQKEEARKTNFVPLVRIHSECYTGETAWSARCDCGEQLDEAARLISEEGNGVIIYLRQEGRGIGLSEKLKAYNLQDLGNDTVQANLLLQHPADGRSYAVATAMLMDLGQRDIRLLTNNPEKVNSIEGPNKEVRVVERISMIPKSWRGEKGIESAEVVLYLKTKIEKMGHLLDLPDS, from the coding sequence ATGGATAAAAAAGAGGGCGATCAAGTGCATCATGACAAAACATTGCTCCAGGATTTAAGTCTTCCTGAAAATGTTGCTTCTGAAAAACGTCTGCCAATTGACGATGTACAATGTGTAAATTCGCCTATGTTAAGTCCTGCGCTTGATATTGAGCCTAAACCCAACGTTGTCGGTACTGCTGAAAGGCTTCCAAAGGTTCGATGCGTTGTTAGAGCAAGAATTCCTACAGTTAAGGGGACGGAGATTTTCCTCCATTTATACAAAAACGATTTTGATAATAAAGAGCATTTAGCAATTGTTTTTGGTCAACAAATTCGCTCAGATAGTCTTGATGCTGTGCAAGAAGGCGAAACAGAAATGGACCGTATGGTACGAGGCGCATACGTGGGGACACTTTATCCTGGCCGTAAAAGCTCTTATATTGATGTTAACTCTTCAAAAACTACCGAAGAGcagaaagaagaagcaCGGAAGACTAATTTTGTACCGCTGGTTCGAATTCATTCCGAGTGCTATACCGGTGAAACTGCTTGGTCGGCTCGTTGTGATTGTGGTGAACAACTTGATGAAGCAGCCCGTTTAATTAGTGAAGAAGGGAATGGTGTCATAATATATCTTCGTCAAGAAGGTCGCGGAATTGGTTTGTCCGAGAAACTCAAGGCTTATAATCTTCAGGATTTAGGAAACGACACCGTCCAAGCCAATTTACTGCTTCAACATCCAGCAGATGGAAGATCGTATGCAGTTGCTACTGCTATGTTGATGGATCTTGGTCAGCGTGATATCAGACTTTTGACGAATAATCCTGAAAAGGTTAATAGCATTGAAGGCCCAAATAAAGAAGTTCGTGTAGTAGAACGGATTTCAATGATACCCAAGTCATGGAGAGGTGAAAAGGGAATTGAAAGTGCTGAAGTAGTCCTTTATCTCAAAActaaaattgagaaaatggGACATTTACTTGACTTACCAGATTCATAA
- the vps41 gene encoding HOPS complex subunit Vps41 — MSVDESNSDSEIDSISSSDEDEEPKLIYERITEKFQGCFMNDTISACAISKEHFFFGSHNGAIYIYQKNGILLRKMILHSASVVDLSVDLESENLASCSMDGKMIISNITTRETTVHDFKRPLLSVAIDPYYSTRSSRQVLSGGRAGKVVLSEKGWLGNKDTVLQADCGAVYKISWYTTYIAWASDLGITVYSTEFGKVLGRLEPPKRLPNDEIFPYQLFWQSESRLVIGWSDQIMIVSIQRSNVANELPKISLQALLEIDSIVSGVLMLGFNILTLAYIANVEDFTSAIPSQRIEGCRPELRLIDSSFKELCGDAIGLANYSRLQPSDYHLLPDPSSNSHSFVISPNDIVYVRERNQIDHVKYLVSKEMYAEAIDAVKKLPEIPPSLQISELAKKYIFHLLGKGQYKEAGMVIPSLYNDNLAEWEQWVFVFAENDHLEDIADFLPTGENHLSPLVYEMILAQYLATDERTFNKKLHEWPTMLYSVSTIRNATLKKFKENQKSSTLTESLAFLYLEDNMPIDAFHLYLKLHSELCIDLILQHNLYDEARASVLLLMLISSKGKSSDTKSAMSSMLVQHVHSFPPQEVIMQIHSVPQFLYEYFCEFELMYPNSLMEYGDLKLDVFAEFDRKRFFDFLVNTQCYSLDHAAQICKQYNYLDELVYILGRMGNNKEALMLIINELLDIGRAIRYVKEQADRELWDDLISYSLDKPEFICTLLENIGTDENARNLLSKIPPGTKLPHMKKSISKLLADHQSQVQLYQSCYKLFKNESISMAIKYREQEQSGLEFLVKDNPFNSFGDEQLDYNYRKRIPMIYDLRTKKYIRPEDVRIDTDDVFKDDKIAYFKTRMHLKPEVQMRNKLDLLMMLYKQT, encoded by the exons ATGTCTGTCGATGAGAGCAATTCGGACAGTGAAATTGATTCGATCAGCTCGtctgatgaagatgaagagcCTAAACTGATTTATGAAAGAATTActgaaaaatttcaaggATGCTTTATGAACGACACCATATCTGCTTGTGCAATCTCTAAGGAACATTTT TTTTTTGGTTCGCATAATGGTGCAATTTACATTTATCAGAAAAATGGTATTTTATTACGAAAAATGATACTGCACTCAGCATCTGTAGTAGATCTTTCTGTGGACCTTGAAAGCGAAAATTTAGCTTCATGTTCTATGGATG GAAAAATGATCATTTCTAATATTACTACTCGCGAAACTACTGTTCATGATTTCAAGCGGCCTTTATTGAGCGTCGCAATTGATCCATACTACAGTACTAGATCATCCCGTCAGGTTCTTTCAGGAGGACGAGCTGGAAAAGTTGTACTTTCTGAAAAAG GGTGGTTAGGAAATAAAGACACCGTGCTGCAAGCTGATTGTGGAGCagtttataaaatatcgTGGTACACAACATATATTGCTTGGGCTTCTGACCTGGGTATTACAGTTTATAGCACTGAGTTCGGAAAGGTTTTAGGCCGTTTGGAACCCCCAAAACGACTACCGAATGATGAGATTTTTCCGTATCAGTTATTCTGGCAATCAGAATCTAGGCTTGTAATAGGATGGAGTGATCAAATAATGATTGTCTCAATACAAAGGTCTAATGTGGCTAATGAATTGCCTAAAATATCTTTACAAGCTTTATTGGAAATAGATTCCATAGTCAGCGGAGTTTTGATGCTTGGTTTTAATATTCTCACCCTGGCATATATTGCCAATGTTGAAGATTTTACTTCTGCTATTCCCTCGCAAAGAATTGAAGGTTGTCGTCCTGAACTCCGTTTAATAGACTCTTCTTTCAAAGAGCTTTGTGGTGATGCCATTGGGCTCGCCAATTACTCGCGATTACAACCTTCTGATTATCATCTTTTGCCTGATCCATCGTCGAACTCTCATTCTTTTGTTATATCTCCAAATGACATAGTGTATGTTAGGGAAAGGAATCAAATCGATCATGTTAAATACCttgtttcaaaagaaatgtaTGCTGAAGCTATTGATGCTGTAAAGAAATTGCCAGAAATTCCTCcttctttacaaatttcTGAGCTCgccaaaaaatatatattccATTTACTCGGAAAAGGTCAATATAAAGAGGCAGGAATGGTGATCCCTTCTCTTTATAATGACAACCTTGCAGAATGGGAACAATGGGTTTTTGTATTTGCTGAAAATGATCATCTGGAGGATATTGCAGATTTCCTTCCAACAGGGGAAAATCATTTAAGCCCTCTTGTCTATGAGATGATATTGGCTCAATATCTGGCCACAGATGAGAGAACTTTTAACAAGAAACTTCATGAATGGCCTACAATGCTTTATTCAGTCTCAACCATACGTAATGCAACActcaaaaagtttaaagaaaatcaaaaaagctCAACGCTAACTGAAAGTCTTGCCTTCTTGTATTTGGAAGACAACATGCCAATTGATGCATTCCATTTGTATCTCAAATTACATAGTGAGCTATGCATCGACTTAATTTTGCAGCATAATCTCTATGATGAAGCGAGAGCCTCTGTTTTGCTGTTGATGCTTATATCTTCCAAAGGTAAATCATCAGATACAAAAAGCGCAATGAGTAGCATGTTGGTTCAGCACGTCCACTCTTTTCCTCCGCAAGAAGTTATTATGCAAATACATTCGGTTCCTCAGTTTTTATACGAATATTTTTGTGAGTTCGAGCTCATGTATCCCAACTCATTAATGGAATATGGTGATTTAAAGTTGGATGTTTTTGCAGAATTTGATCGAAAACGgttttttgactttttagTAAATACCCAATGCTATTCTTTGGATCATGCTGCacaaatttgtaaacagTACAATTACCTTGACGAACTTGTTTACATCCTTGGACGTATGGGAAACAATAAAGAGGCATTAATGCTGATAATAAATGAGCTACTGGATATTGGAAGGGCTATAAGATATGTTAAAGAGCAAGCAGATAGGGAGTTATGGGATGATCTCATTTCTTATTCTTTGGATAAACCAGAATTTATATGTACATTACTCGAAAACATTGGGACTGATGAAAATGCCCGAAATCTCTTATCAAAAATCCCCCCTGGTACAAAACTGCCACACATGAAAAAGTCTATTTCGAAATTACTAGCAGACCACCAATCCCAAGTTCAATTGTACCAAAGTTGCTACAAgctctttaaaaatgaaagcatAAGCATGGCTATTAAGTATAGAGAACAAGAACAATCTGGTCTCGAATTTTTGGTGAAGG ACAATCCTTTTAATTCCTTCGGTGATGAACAATTGGATTATAATTACCGGAAAAGAATTCCTATGATTTATGATTTACGAACAAAAAAGTACATTCGTCCTGAAGATGTTAGAATAGACACAGACGATGTCTTTAAAGACGATAAAATTgcatattttaaaacaagGATGCATCTGAAACCGGAGGTTCAAATGAGGAACAAGCTTGATTTACTGATGATGCTATATAAACAAACTTAG
- the vas2 gene encoding AP-1 adaptor complex sigma subunit Aps1 — MSIKFFLLVSRQGKVRLAKWFNTLSIKERAKIIRDVSSLVITRKPKMCNFVEYKGEKIVYRRYASLFFVCGIEQDDNELIILEVIHKFVECLDKYFGNVCELDLIFNFEKAYYVMEELLLAGELQESSKTNVLSAVLAGDAESEADAQQDSLQKLVGSVKKR; from the exons ATGTCTATAAAGTTCTTTCTACTCGTAAGCCGCCAGGGAAAGGTGCGTTTAGCTAAATGGTTCAATACTTTGTCAATCAAGGAGAGAGCCAAAATAATCCGTGATGTTTCTTCACTGGTGATTACACGAAAACCAAAAATGTGCAATTTTGTTGAATataaag GcgaaaaaattgtttaccGACGATATGCTtccttgttttttgtttgtggAATTGAACAGGATGATAATGAGTTAATTATATTAGAAGTCATCCATAAGTTTGTTGAATGCTTAGACAAATACTTTGGTAAT GTTTGTGAGCTTGACctcatttttaatttcgaAAAAGCATATTACGTTATGGAGGAATTACTACTCGCAGGAGAGTTACAGGAATCTAGCAAAACAAATGTTCTTTCTGCAGTTCTAGCTGGTGATGCAGAATCGGAAGCTGATGCCCAGCAAGATAGCCTCCAAAAACTTGTGGGCAGCGTGAAGAAGCGTTAA
- the nup184 gene encoding nucleoporin Nup184, which translates to MGDYLLSWSWILDAFETSDENLSQNKFEELLDARIAAFQQIESPVTGTLNSNKTTEGEEAKLSIYDSSHSISKSQLESVKKISDITGYNEAQVAYVLLVHQYELNTQYFSQLDNDSVLAQEFQRRYYAEIISCWKVLAFLLQACTDADSKWHKMATRLIVSIFQTAQRSGENAQSTTPSIFCVRIIDYLSKMTSQAAPASLTFNGEEAISQWYFFHFNLQLQLLRVIFLSTYSLVVCNSEMAISWFNCMKKTRYLHDQEFMHLDIDTGFSMCKEITNVAIIISINFISLEKQVLSFKDNPSFFMLSGNTIISLHDMITQLSNDSIGAAVSLTWGIALHLLSNSPDNIPLIQNSSVVSSKILQNPQNSFQALIIAALKYDPFTLIHRIISSLEDDPYIDGYSKIMATLFSSAVSYVKFSDSTMLCATTLFKTPQVYQLFENNDSVTRLLNFARARFPFEYSQFVLLLIPTFACLTSKQLVSSELLHMTTFTQSLPSGFKAYEIIPEPNVTGNALIELQESLHLDSYGFFFPNAERSLPKGTRGRIVSVDTYPPVVMWDLNYSLWEAVGISLNYIVRNGLINSHKSFVLTVLSSSVPLFQTDVSGACELVHLASEGLDGELDFINVICDLLDYFLSLSVIEDADYQICVSSLRLLREFTRFAATDVWAYVTRSLVCVGSEKGISLEDVIFDYESINGVYDFTLAFFDLYEILLDNCISTSVVPDDFSIRLKTDFVKRAMRFLCEVFANYLDWKYARIIQQYQIGHRFASLITKLLNVTFGIEYFNPKTTVNKKTLPLRELSHYIVQRFLVQQDSNRYLHPLLSVMDLINLLYTDIFSTISSPRAKAAKMWLISSFCAMKTLICLRGFLNLKPSELERELFSRSPDLFNCLPRLLCCIAPILQLLSALILAPWPSETPSLLAYMINSTDIVGRVCIQILTNPIQSTNIEGSVWKFLSSIMKGQQQGLAVLLFSGKKFPLDRMKSLNHNVDVQLTSKSLISLAEKRLDSFSINDILSQVPVFEFIFLSRNFWTASLGNLQQEANFWNRIVDAIKLPLTVKLDGLSSVAQADLYILAAHATRITAIQLHMSKLNKSNSSKKIIIDPLKDSMKDLVQHAFTITAYDSNIHNALTRAFKHENGDLHISDLRNTGLFPLRYGDNYFYNIKLAKNMLLNTEDTSFKISMMMSANENLSLLDAQAALLRSWSIFICAFVEFVKEDATLSILELKIMKWVLKSLAEDTIDVNVVQELSAERAALVFRISQQTLAIPISNEVKEHLQSILLLTWKAITTTKFSIYEDSNGEMAYYRPLLHVLYNTLNRLLSEEKENLSLSVGFVSGLLQLCHRKLSQLFEKAVINPTIEVYGDIVLLNSLHKCIVNSHLIRGLQSLYISYINDSFSVDNCLRLFSWSHSLLVDGQPYFADAALSFLLICSSSPAGAEQIVMNGFFYSIMESPLSTALSTGGLGLDGSSIQYKIWIRGILPLLFNIVKFLGNRIMNDMREFVLLAFPQIQYALLNWCQPPSSISLASIDESFMIVLLFDLLQQFNPALLQEIRLAELKIEMLEGIDYLISHPNFLSSLAIPASLYEQEYAIDVIGIPKELESDQLTKETKTSQFAKLIRIQLDKLRALLEH; encoded by the exons ATGGGTGATTATTTACT CTCTTGGTCTTGGATCTTAGATGCTTTTGAAACGTCTGATGAGAATTTATCACAAAATAAGTTTGAAGAGCTACTGGATGCTCGTATAGCTGCCTTTCAGCAAATCGAGAGTCCCGTAACAGGAACTCTCAACTCAAATAAAACCACAGAAGGCGAAGAAGCGAAGCTCTCTATTTATGATAGTAGTCATTCCATCTCGAAATCACAATTAGAAAGTGTAAAAAAGATATCAGACATTACGGGTTATAATGAGGCACAAGTCGCTTATGTACTTCTGGTGCATCAATATGAATTAAATACCCAATACTTCTCACAATTAGACAATGATTCTGTTCTTGCCCAAGAATTTCAAAGAAGATACTATGCTGAAATTATATCTTGCTGGAAAGTTTTAGCTTTCCTCTTACAAGCTTGTACCGATGCAGACAGCAAGTGGCATAAAATGGCTACCCGATTGATCGTATCGATTTTTCAAACAGCTCAGCGATCTGGAGAAAATGCACAAAGCACTACTCCTTCTATTTTCTGCGTCCGTATCATCGACTATTTAAGCAAGATGACTAGTCAAGCGGCGCCCGCTTCCTTAACATTTAATGGCGAAGAAGCTATCTCTCAAtggtatttttttcattttaactTACAGCTTCAACTTTTGCGGGTCATCTTTTTGTCGACTTATTCTCTAGTGGTTTGCAATTCAGAAATGGCTATATCCTGGTTCAATTGTATGAAAAAAACTAGGTATTTGCATGATCAGGAGTTTATGCATTTGGATATTGACACAGGGTTTTCTATGTGCAAAGAGATAACAAATGTTGCCATAATTATTTCCATCAACTTTATTTCATTAGAGAAACAGgtgctttcttttaaagacAATCCTTCGTTCTTTATGCTCTCTGGCAATACCATAATTTCACTACACGATATGATTACTCAACTATCGAACGATTCAATTGGTGCCGCTGTATCATTGACATGGGGCATAGctcttcatcttctgaGCAACAGCCCAGATAACATACCTTTAATACAAAATTCGAGCGTTGTTTCTTCAaagattcttcaaaatccccaaaattcttttcaagCATTAATTATTGCGGCCTTAAAATATGATCCATTCACTTTAATCCATAGGATCATTTCAAGTTTAGAGGACGATCCTTACATTGATGGTTACTCAAAAATAATGGCTACCCTTTTTTCTAGTGCAGTATCCTATGTTAAGTTTTCAGATTCAACAATGCTTTGCGCTACTACTCTCTTTAAGACACCTCAGGTTTACcaactttttgaaaataatgacAGTGTAACTCGTTTACTCAATTTTGCTCGGGCGAGATTTCCGTTCGAGTATTCTCAATTTGTGCTCTTGCTGATTCCCACCTTTGCATGCCTTACCAGTAAACAATTGGTATCTTCAGAGCTCTTGCACATGACGACTTTTACTCAATCTCTTCCCAGTGGATTCAAGGCTTACGAAATCATTCCAGAACCAAATGTTACTGGAAATGCTCTTATAGAACTTCAAGAAAGTTTGCATCTTGATTCGTATGGGTTCTTTTTTCCTAATGCTGAACGAAGCTTACCCAAAGGAACACGAGGGAGAATTGTTTCGGTTGACACCTATCCTCCTGTTGTAATGTGGGACTTAAATTATTCTTTATGGGAAGCAGTGGGAATTTCATTAAACTATATTGTTCGAAATGGGTTAATCAATTCCCATAAAAGCTTTGTATTAACTGTGCTATCTTCTTCTGTGCCACTATTCCAAACAGATGTTTCTGGCGCTTGTGAGTTAGTTCATCTAGCTTCTGAAGGTCTTGATGGTGAACTcgattttattaatgtaATCTGTGATCTTTTGGATTACTTTCTTTCACTTTCCGTAATCGAAGATGCAGATTATCAGATTTGTGTATCATCTTTGCGACTGTTGCGTGAGTTTACACGATTTGCAGCTACTGATGTTTGGGCTTATGTTACTCGATCGTTGGTTTGTGTAGGTTCCGAAAAAGGTATATCCTTAGAAGATGTCATTTTTGATTACGAGTCTATCAATGGTGTTTATGATTTTACCTTAGCTTTCTTTGAtctttatgaaattttacTGGATAATTGTATTTCAACTTCAGTCGTTCCTGATGATTTCTCCATACGTCTCAAGActgattttgttaaaagGGCCATGCGTTTTCTTTGCGAAGTATTTGCTAATTATCTTGATTGGAAGTATGCTAGGATTATTCAACAATATCAAATCGGCCATCGGTTTGCATCCCTTATAACAAAACTGCTTAATGTTACATTTGGAATCGAATATTTTAATCCGAAAACtactgtaaacaaaaaaaccTTACCGCTTAGAGAACTCAGCCATTATATTGTACAAAGGTTTTTGGTTCAACAAGATTCAAATCGTTACCTGCACCCCTTGCTATCTGTAATGGAtcttattaatttattgtaCACTGATATTTTTTCCACGATAAGCTCTCCAAGAGCCAAAGCCGCTAAAATGTGgttaatttcttcattttgtGCTATGAAAACCCTTATCTGTTTACGTGGCttcttgaatttgaaaCCTTCAGAACTAGAGCGTGAGCTTTTTTCAAGGTCTCCAGatctttttaattgtttgCCTCGTCTCCTCTGCTGCATAGCTCCTATTCTTCAGTTGCTCAGTGCTCTAATCCTTGCTCCTTGGCCTTCAGAAACGCCTTCCCTTTTGGCATACATGATTAACTCAACAGATATAGTTGGCCGTGTCTGCATTCAAATTCTTACAAATCCTATACAATCAACCAATATTGAAGGGTCTGTATGGAAATTTCTTTCGTCAATAATGAAGGGTCAACAACAGGGATTGGCCGTATTGTTGTTTTctggaaaaaaatttccattgGATCGaatgaaaagtttaaatCATAACGTTGACGTGCAATTGActtcaaaatcattaatCAGTCTTGCCGAGAAAAGACTCGATAGCTTTTCTATTAATGACATATTGTCCCAGGTACCAGTTTTTGAATTCATATTCCTTTCTCGTAATTTTTGGACTGCTTCTCTTGGTAATTTGCAACAAGAGGCTAATTTTTGGAACAGAATTGTCGATGCCATTAAGTTGCCTTTAACGGTTAAGCTGGATGGGCTTAGTTCCGTGGCTCAAGCTGACCTTTATATTCTTGCTGCTCATGCTACTCGTATAACCGCAATTCAGTTGCATATGTCCAAGTTGAACAAATCAAATAgttcaaagaaaataataattgaCCCATTGAAAGATTCGATGAAGGATCTGGTACAACATGCTTTTACTATTACCGCATATGATTCAAATATTCATAATGCTTTAACACGTGCCTTTAAACATGAAAATGGAGACTTACATATTTCAGATCTTAGGAACACAGGCCTTTTTCCCCTTAGATATGGcgataattatttttataacatAAAGCTTGCAAAAAACATGTTGCTTAATACTGAAGATACCAGTTTCAAAATTAGCATGATGATGTCTgctaatgaaaatttatcCTTGTTAGATGCACAAGCTGCTTTACTACGTTCCTGGTCAATATTTATATGTGCTTTCGTTGAATTCGTCAAAGAAGACGCAACACTTTCAATATTGGAGTTGAAGATTATGAAATGGGTATTGAAATCATTAGCTGAGGATACTATTGATGTGAATGTGGTTCAGGAGTTATCCGCAGAACGAGCAGCATTAGTATTTCGGATCTCTCAGCAGACTTTAGCAATACCCATATCTAATGAAGTTAAGGAACACTTGCAGTCCATTCTTCTGTTAACTTGGAAGGCAATCACTACTACcaaattttctatttatgAAGATAGCAATGGCGAAATGGCATATTATAGGCCATTGTTACATGTTTTATACAACACCCTAAATAGACTCTTATcagaggaaaaagaaaatctaAGTTTGAGTGTTGGTTTTGTATCTGGATTATTGCAGCTATGTCATCGTAAATTGTCTCAGCTTTTTGAGAAGGCCGTAATCAATCCTACAATTGAGGTTTATGGCGACATTGTCTTGCTAAACTCGCTCCATAAATGTATAGTAAATTCCCATTTGATCAGAGGGCTTCAATCACTATACATCAGTTATATAAATGACTCGTTTTCTGTTGATAACTGTTTACGGTTATTTTCATGGTCTCACTCATTGTTGGTGGATGGTCAGCCGTATTTTGCCGATGCAGCTTTGTCATTTTTACTGATATGTTCTTCATCACCAGCAGGTGCTGAACAAATCGTTATGAATGGGTTTTTTTACTCAATTATGGAAAGTCCATTAAGTACGGCTTTAAGCACTGGTGGGTTAGGACTCGATGGTTCATCGATTCAATACAAAATCTGGATTCGTGGAATATTGCCccttttatttaatattgttaaatttttaggCAACAGGATCATGAACGATATGAGggaatttgttttattagcATTTCCTCAAATTCAGTACGCTTTATTAAATTGGTGTCAACCTCCTTCCTCAATTTCGTTAGCCTCCATCGATGAATCTTTTATGATAGTGCTACTGTTCGATCTTTTGCAACAATTTAATCCCGCATTACTACAAGAAATTAGACTTGCTGAATTGAAGATTGAGATGCTGGA AGGCATCGACTATTTGATTTCAcatccaaattttttatcaagttTGGCTATACCCGCTAGTCTGTATGAGCAGGAATACGCTATTGACGTGATTGGTATACCAAAAGAATTAGAATCGGATCAGCTTACGAAAGAAACTAAAACATCACAGTTTGCTAAGCTAATTCGTATCCAGTTAGATAAGTTAAGAGCTTTGCTTGAGCATTGA
- the bud32 gene encoding serine/threonine protein kinase: protein MSEKPDLRQRCSDIYREIKEKKLTVVKQGAEAITIKTEFYPGEVCLLKCRPAKRWRHPILDQKLSRKRCLVEARLLAKCHYVGIKCPMLYFIDANRGQIYMEWIDGPCVRDYIREICECEIEKKLIPLMKRIGSEVAKMHKNDIVHGDLTTSNMMLESHNNPVPIFIDFGLGSVSESEEDKAVDIYVLERALSSTLPESESLFHHVLDSYAQSWKQSKATLRRFEEVRMRGRKRTMIG from the exons ATGTCAGAAAAACCTGACCTTAGGCAAAGATGTTCTGATATATATCGTgaaataaaggaaaagaaattaactGTGGTAAAGCAAGGTGCAGAAGCAATCACGATAAAAACCGAGTTTTATCCAGGTGAGGTTTGTCTTTTGAAGTGCCGACCTGCGAAACGATGGAGACATCCTATTTTAGATCAGAAATTATCAAGAAAACGCTGCTTAGTGGAAGCAAGACTTTTAGCAAAATGTCATTACGTTGGAATAAAATGTCCCATGCTGTACTTTATAGATGCCAATCGTGGTCAAATATATATGGAATGGATTGATGGACCTTGTGTACGAGATTATATTCGAGAGATCTGCGAATGtgagattgaaaaaaaacttattcCTTTAATGAAGCGAATAGGATCAGAAGTTGCGAAGATGCATAAGAATGATATCGTTCATGGAGATTTGACAACTAGTAATATGATGCTGGAGTCTCACAACAATCCGGTCccaatttttattgatttcGGTTTAGGAAGCGTTTCCGAATCTGAGGAAGATAAAGCTGTGGATATTTACGTCCTAGAGAGAGCTTTATCAAGTACTTTACCAGAAAGCGAATCTTTG TTTCATCATGTTTTAGACTCTTATGCCCAAAGTTGGAAACAATCTAAGGCAACACTTCGAAGATTTGAAGAAGTACGAATGCGTGGCCGTAAACGTACCATGATAGGATGA
- the meu32 gene encoding protein meu32: MEVYLSEFINWKLYEFKKINELGTSTFRYYFKGKIVNLKNKRVSSNEVCYMFKLMDDTGIVELNYSLSKYSPKFEMLRQLQLGISVFVYSDVVCRVSGIRAWKLQIHSKNLESKIEATISEPEQIPCPGFGSDNIVPLSLVNDFKDGAFVNVLVAIQWKEEFEIFNNETKKSLPKQTIHVHDISGSAMIVLIGESQVKSALSWNNETILLIHNAIAYRTNTGMLELSIKDAIIQTLQSFDGKVLKLLNFSIKRKELIKINAYRLSTLEALEKIASQSGEAFGQVGVLIMQSKIKDLTKEGGLVYGNDLTGLRFADLISIIVDETGSVKNPKFSQKLLEEITNIAPTELSVLNEEQAMHLENVFLYRHYRVCVGFLNKQIYVFSSDEPLKSYI; encoded by the exons ATGGAAGTTTACTTATCTGAGTTTATCAATTGGAAATTGTatgaattcaaaaaaattaacgaGTTAGGGACAAGTACATTTAGATACTATTTTAAGGGAAAGAtagttaatttaaaaaataagcgTGTCTCATCCAACGAGGTTTGTTATATGTTTAAACTTATGGATGATACTGGAATTGTTGAATTGAACTATAGTTTATCCAAGTATTCgccaaaatttgaaatgcTGAGACAGTTACAACTCGGCATTTCAGTTTTCGTCTATAGCGACGTAGTCTGTCGTGTTTCTGGGATAAGAGCTTGGAAACTACAGAttcattccaaaaatttggaaagcaAGATTGAAGCTACAATTTCTGAACCAGAGCAAATACCATGTCCTGGGTTTGGTAGCGACAATATTGTTCCGCTGTCACTAGTGAATGACTTTAAAGATGGGGCGTTCGTCAATGTATTAGTTGCAATACAGTGGAAAGAAGAATTCGAGatatttaataatgaaacaaaaaaatctctACCTAAACAAACGATACACGTACACGATATTTCTGGATCAGCCATGATCGTGTTGATAGGAGAGTCCCAAGTTAAATCCGCTCTCAGTTGGAACAATGAAACAA ttttgTTGATTCATAATGCAATTGCCTACCGAACCAATACCGGAATGCTGGAATTGTCAATTAAAGATGCAATAATTCAAACACTTCAGTCATTTGATGGTAAAGTTTTGAaactattaaatttttcaatcaaaagaaaagaactTATTAAGATAAATGCTTATAGATTGAGCACCCTAGAGGctcttgaaaaaatagcCAGCCAATCTGGAGAAGCTTTTGGGCAGGTTGGCGTTTTAATAATgcaaagtaaaattaaagatttaacaaaagaagGGGGATTAGTTTATGGCAATGATTTGACAGGTTTGAGATTTGCAGATTTAATAAGCATAATTGTCGATGAAACTGGAAGTGTTAAAAACCCAAAATTTAGtcaaaagcttttggaAGAAATTACAAATATAGCTCCTACGGAGTTAAGTGTATTGAATGAAGAACAAGCAATGCATCTAGAAAACGTCTTCCTGTATAGACACTATCGAGTTTGTGTTGGTTTTCTgaacaaacaaatttacGTGTTTTCAAGTGATGAACCCTTAAAATCATacatttaa